One Megalops cyprinoides isolate fMegCyp1 chromosome 17, fMegCyp1.pri, whole genome shotgun sequence DNA window includes the following coding sequences:
- the znf512 gene encoding zinc finger protein 512 isoform X1: MKSSRGGDRNMVKSIYIAWWSMDHKGKTVTAPNMSKKRKTSKPKQKGKAQGTRETLEIEDKSRGEKLSKDEEEQHQKPLKIKRTYGRKKPQSVQSACIPLGPAEDSASESSCSSVLSSSLANGSEDMTGPSRKPSYQLETKRAEPSSDTGKGKGALTKKKRKMEDSKPPNESVSKEVKQSVAAVEQSQRNKSTVEKEGQGSKGPGIKKDTPCYPPGSQEERLNLQLADKGRVTCPKCKTVSRKTVEGLKKHMTSCKANPFTCQHCGKQLKSSTGMKYHLMADHSNLPTSEDGNEVDSQSVKEKLRKVLKRMGKLKCSKEGCSGSFTSVMGYLYHMRKCGKEEAELEKLLLNCRHCGKAYKSRAGLEYHLKSEHSPTPLKNDDEEVTAPKEREANPEKTPSGRVKRTSAQVAVFHLQEIASEELLKEWPKRKVQQDLVPDDKKLKYARPGLPAFSQEVLRKWKNEVKLQRKVQCPNQGCDSVYTSVSGLKAHLGLCSRGDFEAGKYKCLICDKEFSSESGVKYHINSIHAQDWFIVSSKASKSFEKLLKSKPKQGLVKDCPDQSPSLRFTPGLKAWQEKKPRGAPMCGLKTRPGQEEKKRKEKEKESGREKDCYDFSGSDSPSSSSSSGSSSSSDSEQEEPEAPKHDKWALKRPLARPDLAKRAKSSS; encoded by the exons GAACCAGGGAGACCTTAGAGATCGAGGATAAATCAAGGGGAGAAAAACTGTCTAAG GATGAGGAAGAACAGCACCAGAAACCCCTAAAGATAAAGAGAACTTACGGAAGGAAAAA GCCTCAGAGTGTCCAGAGTGCCTGCATACCATTGGGTCCTGCGGAGGATTCGGCCAGCGAGTCATCCTGCTCCTCAGTTCTTTCCTCCAGTCTGGCTAATGGCAGCGAGGACATGACCGGCCCTTCTAGAAAACCTTCCTACCAATTGGAGACAAAGAGGGCTGAACCCAGCTCAGACACAGGGAAGGGAAAAG GGGCGCTGACAAAGAAGAAACGAAAAATGGAGGACAGCAAGCCCCCCAATGAGAGCGTCTCTAAGGAAGTAAAACAGTCAG TTGCTGCTGTGGAGCAGAGTCAGAGGAACAAAAGCACGGTAGAGAAGGAGGGGCAAGGAAGTAAAGGCCCAGGCATCAAGAAGGACACTCCATGTTACCCCCCAG GGAGTCAAGAGGAGAGATTGAACCTGCAGCTTGCGGATAAAGGAAGAGTCACCTGCCCCAAGTGCAAGACCGTCAGTCGGAAAACTGTTGAGGGGTTGAAGAAACACATGACGAGTTGTAAAGCG AATCCTTTCACGTGTCAACACTGTGGGAAACAGCTAAAGTCTTCAACTGGCATGAAGTATCACCTGATGGCAGATCACAGTAATCTG CCCACTTCGGAAGATGGGAATGAAGTGGACAGCCAGTCCGTGAAGGAGAAGCTCAGGAAGGTGCTGAAAAGAATGGGCAAATTAAAATGCTCAAAAGAG GGCTGCAGTGGCAGCTTCACCAGTGTCATGGGGTACCTATATCACATGCGCAAGTGTGGGAaagaggaggcggagctggagaagctgctgctgaactgcaggcattgtgggaaggccTACAAGTCCAGGGCAGGCCTGGAGTACCATCTCAAATCTGAACACAGCCCA ACACCCCTGAAGAATGATGATGAGGAGGTGACAGCCCCAAAAGAAAGGGAGGCAAACCCAGAGAAGACGCCAAGCGGGAGGGTGAAGAGGACCTCTGCCCAGGTGGCGGTCTTCCATCTGCAGGAGATTGCTAGCGAGGAGTTGCTGAAGGAGTGGCCCAAGAGAAAGGTGCAGCAGGACCTGGTCCCGGACGACAAGAAG ctgaaATATGCACGACCAGGGCTTCCGGCATTCAGTCAAGAGGTCCTCCGGAAATGGAAGAATGAAGTGAAGCTGCAGAGAAAAGTACAATGCCCAAACCAG GGTTGTGACTCAGTCTACACCAGTGTGTCTGGACTGAAAGCTCACCTAGGCCTCTGTTCAAGG GGAGACTTCGAAGCCGGGAAGTACAAATGCTTGATATGTGATAAAGAATTCAGCTCGGAAAGTGGAGTGAAGTATCACATCAACTCAATCCATGCACAG GACTGGTTCATTGTGAGCTCCAAGGCATCCAAGAGTTTTGAGAAGCTTCTGAAGTCCAAGCCCAAGCAGGGCCTTGTTAAGGACTGCCCAGACCAGAGCCCGTCCCTCCGGTTCACGCCGGGGCTTAAGGCCTGGCAGGAAAAGAAGCCCCGCGGGGCACCGATGTGTGGCCTGAAGACAAGGCCGGGGcaagaggagaagaagaggaaggagaaggagaaggagagcgggagggagaagGACTGCTATGACTTCAGTGGCAGCGacagccccagcagcagcagcagcagcggcagcagctccagcagcgaCTCCGAACAGGAGGAGCCGGAGGCCCCGAAACACGACAAGTGGGCCCTGAAGCGGCCCCTGGCCCGGCCCGACTTGGCCAAGCGGGCCAAGAGCAGCTCCTAA
- the znf512 gene encoding zinc finger protein 512 isoform X2: MDHKGKTVTAPNMSKKRKTSKPKQKGKAQGTRETLEIEDKSRGEKLSKDEEEQHQKPLKIKRTYGRKKPQSVQSACIPLGPAEDSASESSCSSVLSSSLANGSEDMTGPSRKPSYQLETKRAEPSSDTGKGKGALTKKKRKMEDSKPPNESVSKEVKQSVAAVEQSQRNKSTVEKEGQGSKGPGIKKDTPCYPPGSQEERLNLQLADKGRVTCPKCKTVSRKTVEGLKKHMTSCKANPFTCQHCGKQLKSSTGMKYHLMADHSNLPTSEDGNEVDSQSVKEKLRKVLKRMGKLKCSKEGCSGSFTSVMGYLYHMRKCGKEEAELEKLLLNCRHCGKAYKSRAGLEYHLKSEHSPTPLKNDDEEVTAPKEREANPEKTPSGRVKRTSAQVAVFHLQEIASEELLKEWPKRKVQQDLVPDDKKLKYARPGLPAFSQEVLRKWKNEVKLQRKVQCPNQGCDSVYTSVSGLKAHLGLCSRGDFEAGKYKCLICDKEFSSESGVKYHINSIHAQDWFIVSSKASKSFEKLLKSKPKQGLVKDCPDQSPSLRFTPGLKAWQEKKPRGAPMCGLKTRPGQEEKKRKEKEKESGREKDCYDFSGSDSPSSSSSSGSSSSSDSEQEEPEAPKHDKWALKRPLARPDLAKRAKSSS, encoded by the exons GAACCAGGGAGACCTTAGAGATCGAGGATAAATCAAGGGGAGAAAAACTGTCTAAG GATGAGGAAGAACAGCACCAGAAACCCCTAAAGATAAAGAGAACTTACGGAAGGAAAAA GCCTCAGAGTGTCCAGAGTGCCTGCATACCATTGGGTCCTGCGGAGGATTCGGCCAGCGAGTCATCCTGCTCCTCAGTTCTTTCCTCCAGTCTGGCTAATGGCAGCGAGGACATGACCGGCCCTTCTAGAAAACCTTCCTACCAATTGGAGACAAAGAGGGCTGAACCCAGCTCAGACACAGGGAAGGGAAAAG GGGCGCTGACAAAGAAGAAACGAAAAATGGAGGACAGCAAGCCCCCCAATGAGAGCGTCTCTAAGGAAGTAAAACAGTCAG TTGCTGCTGTGGAGCAGAGTCAGAGGAACAAAAGCACGGTAGAGAAGGAGGGGCAAGGAAGTAAAGGCCCAGGCATCAAGAAGGACACTCCATGTTACCCCCCAG GGAGTCAAGAGGAGAGATTGAACCTGCAGCTTGCGGATAAAGGAAGAGTCACCTGCCCCAAGTGCAAGACCGTCAGTCGGAAAACTGTTGAGGGGTTGAAGAAACACATGACGAGTTGTAAAGCG AATCCTTTCACGTGTCAACACTGTGGGAAACAGCTAAAGTCTTCAACTGGCATGAAGTATCACCTGATGGCAGATCACAGTAATCTG CCCACTTCGGAAGATGGGAATGAAGTGGACAGCCAGTCCGTGAAGGAGAAGCTCAGGAAGGTGCTGAAAAGAATGGGCAAATTAAAATGCTCAAAAGAG GGCTGCAGTGGCAGCTTCACCAGTGTCATGGGGTACCTATATCACATGCGCAAGTGTGGGAaagaggaggcggagctggagaagctgctgctgaactgcaggcattgtgggaaggccTACAAGTCCAGGGCAGGCCTGGAGTACCATCTCAAATCTGAACACAGCCCA ACACCCCTGAAGAATGATGATGAGGAGGTGACAGCCCCAAAAGAAAGGGAGGCAAACCCAGAGAAGACGCCAAGCGGGAGGGTGAAGAGGACCTCTGCCCAGGTGGCGGTCTTCCATCTGCAGGAGATTGCTAGCGAGGAGTTGCTGAAGGAGTGGCCCAAGAGAAAGGTGCAGCAGGACCTGGTCCCGGACGACAAGAAG ctgaaATATGCACGACCAGGGCTTCCGGCATTCAGTCAAGAGGTCCTCCGGAAATGGAAGAATGAAGTGAAGCTGCAGAGAAAAGTACAATGCCCAAACCAG GGTTGTGACTCAGTCTACACCAGTGTGTCTGGACTGAAAGCTCACCTAGGCCTCTGTTCAAGG GGAGACTTCGAAGCCGGGAAGTACAAATGCTTGATATGTGATAAAGAATTCAGCTCGGAAAGTGGAGTGAAGTATCACATCAACTCAATCCATGCACAG GACTGGTTCATTGTGAGCTCCAAGGCATCCAAGAGTTTTGAGAAGCTTCTGAAGTCCAAGCCCAAGCAGGGCCTTGTTAAGGACTGCCCAGACCAGAGCCCGTCCCTCCGGTTCACGCCGGGGCTTAAGGCCTGGCAGGAAAAGAAGCCCCGCGGGGCACCGATGTGTGGCCTGAAGACAAGGCCGGGGcaagaggagaagaagaggaaggagaaggagaaggagagcgggagggagaagGACTGCTATGACTTCAGTGGCAGCGacagccccagcagcagcagcagcagcggcagcagctccagcagcgaCTCCGAACAGGAGGAGCCGGAGGCCCCGAAACACGACAAGTGGGCCCTGAAGCGGCCCCTGGCCCGGCCCGACTTGGCCAAGCGGGCCAAGAGCAGCTCCTAA
- the slc30a2 gene encoding zinc transporter 2, with protein sequence MDTTVNSEKSHLINEKNAKMYSLKLKSPFSGSKEGYPNFPFENGDAAGAIELKRPVGAHCHGNKATCGESREKLIARKKLYIASLVCLVFMIGEVIGGYLAHSLAIMTDAAHLLTDFGSMMVSLFSLWISCRPPTKTMNFGWHRSEILGALVSVLSIWIVTGVLVYLAIERIVKNDYEIEGHVMLITSGCAVVVNIIMAYILHHSTTFHGHGSGYQKIDEGGVSPVGHGHSHTLLGSHGNTSVRAAFIHVVGDLLQSVGVMVAAIIIYFRPEYKIADPICTFLFSMFVLGTTLTILRDVFRILMEGTPKGVEFNSVKEVLLSLKAVKAMHSLHLWALTLGQSLLSVHVAIEENADPQSVLREATELLQTKFGFYSTTIQVEQYSEDMAYCSLCQDPMD encoded by the exons CCCATTTTCAGGGTCCAAGGAGGGCTATCCCAACTTTCCCTTTGAGAATGGAGATGCGGCTGGTGCCATCGAGCTGAAGCGGCCCGTCGGCGCacactgccatggcaacaaggCAACGTGTGGCGAAAGCCGTGAGAAGCTGATAGCCAGGAAGAAGCTATACATTGCCTCTTTAGTTTGCCTGGTCTTCATGATCGGAGAGGTCATAG GTGGCTACCTGGCCCACAGCTTGGCCATCATGACCGATGCTGCGCACCTTCTCACCGATTTTGGCAGCATGATGGTCAGTCTCTTTTCCCTGTGGATCTCCTGTAGACCCCCCACCAAGACCATGAACTTCGGATGGCACCGTTCAG AGATACTGGGAGCCTTGGTGTCAGTGCTGTCCATCTGGATCGTGACAGGAGTGCTGGTGTACCTGGCCATTGAGAGAATCGTTAAAAATGACTACGAGATTGAAGGCCACGTGATGCTTATCACCTCTGGCTGTGCAGTTGTGGTCAACATCAT AATGGCTTATATCCTGCACCATTCCACCACCTTCCATGGTCATGGCTCGGGGTACCAAAAGATCGACGAGGGAGGGGTGAGCCCGGTTGGCCACGGCCACTCACATACCCTCTTAGGTAGCCATGGCAACACCAGCGTGAGGGCGGCCTTCATCCATGTGGTGGGGGACCTGTTACAGAGTGTGGGAGTGATGGTAGCTGCCATCATTATCTACTTCCGG CCGGAATATAAAATAGCCGATCCAATTTGTACCTTCCTGTTCTCCATGTTTGTGCTGGGAACCACACTCACAATCCTGAGGGATGTCTTCAGAATACTCATGGAAG ggaCGCCCAAGGGTGTTGAGTTCAACTCCGTGAAGGAGGTGCTGCTGTCCCTGAAGGCGGTGAAGGCCATGCACAGCTTGCATCTCTGGGCTCTGACCCTGGGTCAGTCCCTGCTGTCTGTCCATGTGGCCATCG AGGAGAATGCGGACCCTCAGAGTGTCCTGAGAGAAGCTACCGAGCTGCTCCAGACCAAGTTCGGCTTCTACAGCACCACCATCCAAGTGGAGCAGTACTCGGAGGACATGGCTTACTGCTCACTGTGCCAGGACCCAATGGACTGA
- the gtf3c2 gene encoding general transcription factor 3C polypeptide 2 has protein sequence MAATVQAKTCRRNKVLGVTQESEGRKGELSGVKQREGTQKLHEDASEPGKLREGHAGSEKAISLVAKATVETSLADSVQGCAGMDSVTGVENGTDVDNGPDVDSARGSSADQQNHDESSCQRVDSTQPLSDEPSNAASSSSPVRQPRKVGRPRKNPRPKKVLTPSKSTAPSLATSTETNKEQTPAPQKRRKRRTKAEILAAAAAAAAECQLTSTPLSKPQNQLGNAEEQEMTPSGRPKRRAAKAAMEYLHSLVEDMEDTHLSSDKKKGKLDLDHSSGPPQKQARGRGKKRKARDLDSDEASGDEDFVPDHKDDESEEEHTQDDDDDDSVSSLDRELKMLRGDSRGKSTPTAKRKYKGMAANGLVNNVMGPIWCCTTTTKEFREEHHASWVFPEWIPSAKDWQFLSASESEKYLPKQEQSPAFRISREGLKEETTLCKIQRFDSLPVHPERWDTGFFVGGPIWSMDWCPCPGGATSSQFAAIYCHRGMDDQHVMTGTSTEPALLQIWDLGELQYDTCPAAPARLAYAVAMDDGCIWDMKWCPSGAWELPTTSRKVPQMSRLGILAAALSSGNITVYSLPHQDALMAVRKSRTKGGDSQAPLICQVQPVAVLKVGSIQASEPSQAGQCFTLDWMPMKPHNVLAAGFYDGTVNLWNLNTKSLLLRVRSPRGLLTLYPYHCFTAHDHAIRTLAWCKASSHLMVTASDDRKLKFWDLRKTYEPISMQKRYISTEVCWPLYWSGICVAQECSYTPYGQHGIHYIDAGYFGYKPYFMAPRKGTIWSASFSDWLNTSVTADITGDVIMVLLPVMSINPSGIKRTLDRRFPVYRTDMVRFGSDPERDAPGAECNGQDPESQVYSEAVKKHYLHFHDMDMRTFKNAAQRAPVKHMQATETKGIMSLDKMPLESLHKVRINPNLGTQSWLLSAGQSGLVRMHCIRAMNSPFIDKMVRESEAQFSAMFQPEGATSNQNDTMAVQHSTEGTVEVV, from the exons ATGGCAGCCACTGTCCAGGCTAAGACGTGCAGAAGGAATAAAGTCTTGGGGGTAACCCAGGAGTCTGAGGGGCGCAAGGGTGAGCTATCCGGGGTCAAACAGAGGGAAGGGACTCAGAAGCTGCACGAAGATGCTTCAGAACCCGGGAAACTCAGGGAGGGCCATGCTGGTTCTGAAAAGGCTATCAGCTTGGTTGCCAAGGCCACGGTAGAGACCAGTCTTGCTGACAGTGTTCAGGGATGTGCAGGTATGGACAGCGTGACAGGTGTGGAGAATGGCACAGATGTGGACAATGGACCAGATGTTGACTCTGCACGAGGCAGCTCAGCAGATCAGCAAAACCACGATGAGTCTTCTT GTCAGCGGGTGGACAGCACCCAGCCTCTCTCTGACGAGCCATCCAATGCGGCATCCAGCTCTTCACCTGTCCGGCAACCGAGAAAAGTGGGCCGGCCACGGAAGAACCCCAGGCCCAAGAAGGTGCTCACGCCTTCCAAATCCACCGCCCCCAGCCTAGCGACAAGCACAGAGACCAACAAAGAACAGACCCCAGCACCACAGAAACGCAGAAAGAGGAGGACCAAGGCTGAGattctggctgctgctgctgccgcagCTGCTGAGTGTCAGCTAACTAGCACGCCTCTCTCAAAGCCCCAAAACCAGCTGGGGAACGCAGAAGAGCAGGAGATGACCCCTAGTGGCAGACCGAAGAGGAGAGCTGCCAAGGC TGCCATGGAATACCTCCACTCCCTGGTGGAAGACATGGAGGATACGCATCTGAGTTCCGATAAGAAAAAAGGTAAGCTAGATCTGGACCACAGCTCTGGCCCGCCCCAGAAACAGGCCCGGGGCCGTGGGAAGAAGAGGAAAGCCCGGGACCTGGACAGCGATGAAGCCAGCGGGGATGAAGACTTTGTCCCTGACCACAAGGATGATGAGAGCGAGGAAGAGCACACCCAGGACGACGATGACGATGACTCCGTCTCGAGCTTGGACAGGGAGCTGAAGATGTTGCGTGGAGACTCCCGTGGAAAAAGCACACCGACA GCTAAGCGCAAATACAAAGGCATGGCAGCCAATGGCTTGGTGAACAATGTCATGGGCCCTATCTGGTGTTGTACCACTACCACTAAGGAGTT CCGGGAGGAGCACCATGCCTCCTGGGTCTTTCCTGAGTGGATCCCTTCGGCTAAAGACTGGCAATTCCTGTCTGCAAG tgagTCGGAGAAATACTTACCCAAACAAGAGCAATCTCCAGCCTTCAGGATTTCAAGAGAGGGACTCAAAGAAGAGACAACCTTATGCAAAATTCAAAG GTTCGACAGCCTCCCTGTTCACCCCGAGCGCTGGGACACGGGCTTCTTTGTGGGTGGCCCTATCTGGTCCATGGACTGGTGCCCGTGTCCAGGCGGGGCGACCAGCAGCCAGTTCGCTGCCATCTACTGCCACAGGGGCATGGACGACCAGCATGTGATGACGGGCACCTCCACTGAGCCCGCCCTGCTGCAGATATGGGACCTGGGCGAACTGCAGTATGACACATG CCCCGCGGCCCCAGCACGCTTGGCCTACGCCGTCGCCATGGACGACGGGTGTATTTGGGATATGAAGTGGTGCCCGAGTGGGGCGTGGGAGCTGCCAACAACCTCCAGAAAG GTTCCCCAGATGTCCAGGCTGGGGATCCTGGCTGCAGCTTTGTCCAGTGGGAACATCACAGTGTACAGCCTGCCTCACCAGGATGCCCTGATGGCTGTTAGGAAGAGCCGAACGAAAG GAGGAGACAGCCAAGCTCCACTGATATGCCAG GTCCAGCCTGTTGCTGTTCTAAAGGTGGGCTCCATTCAGGCTAGCGAACCCAGTCAGGCTGGTCAGTGTTTCACCCTGGACTGGATGCCTATGAAGCCCCACAATGTCCTGGCAGCTGGCTTCTACGACG GCACTGTGAACTTGTGGAACCTGAACACCAAGTCCTTGCTGCTGCGCGTGCGGTCGCCCCGCGGTTTGTTGACGCTGTACCCCTACCACTGCTTCACGGCCCACGACCACGCCATCCGCACCCTCGCCTGGTGCAAGGCGTCCAG TCATTTAATGGTAACAGCCAGCGATGACAGGAAGCTGAAGTTCTGGGATTTGAGGAAGACGTATGAGCCTATCAGCATGCAGAAGCGCTACATATCCACAGAGGTGTGCTGGCCACTGTACTGGTCTGGCATCTGCGTGGCACAAGAGTGCAGCTACACACC GTATGGACAGCATGGAATCCATTACATAGATGCAGGATACTTTGGCTATAAGCCATACTTTATGGCACCAAGGAAAGGAACTATATGG AGCGCCTCCTTCTCGGATTGGCTGAACACCAGTGTGACTGCAGACATCACCGGAGATGTGATCATGGTCCTGCTGCCTGTCATGTCCATCAACCCCAGCGGCATCAAGCGTACATTAGACCGTCGATTT CCCGTGTACAGAACCGACATGGTCCGGTTTGGTTCTGACCCAGAGAGAGATGCACCGGGAGCAGAATGTAACGGACAGGACCCAGAGTCCCAGGTCTACAGCGAAGCCGTTAAGAAGCACTACCTCCATTTCCACGACATGGACATG AGAACGTTTAAGAATGCCGCCCAGAGAGCCCCGGTCAAGCACATGCAGGCCACGGAGACAAAGGGCATCATGTCATTGGACAAGATGCCGCTAGAATCTCTGCACAAG GTGCGTATAAACCCCAACCTGGGCACTCAGAGCTGGCTGCTGTCAGCTGGGCAGTCGGGCCTGGTGCGGATGCACTGCATCCGTGCCATGAACAGCCCGTTCATTGACAAGATGGTGCGAGAGAGCGAGGCACAGTTCAGCGCCATGTTCCAGCCAGAGGGGGCCACTTCCAACCAGAACGACACCATGGCCGTACAGCACAGCACCGAGGGCACGGTGGAGGtggtgtga